DNA from Microvirga ossetica:
CCCATGAGGGCCTGAGCCAGCGGGGAGACATAGGAGAGGCTTCCCTTTGCCGGATCGGCCTCGTCTTCGCCGACGATCCGATAGGTCTGCCGCCGGCCGTCCTCGCGCTCGAACGTGACGCGCGCACCGAAGCGGACATGAGAGGCATCCGTGGGAGGAGGGGCTACCTCCGCCGAGGCGCGCCGGGCAGACCAATAGCGCAGGTCGCGGGAGAGACGTGCCAGTTCCGCCTTGTCGTCGGAGGCTTGAGCGTCGGTGTGACGCTTCTGCAGGTCTTCGATCTCCGCATCCATCTGGGC
Protein-coding regions in this window:
- the greA gene encoding transcription elongation factor GreA, producing MSRAFVRETEGGEAFEDLPDRTVSQHHLVTPSGLAQMDAEIEDLQKRHTDAQASDDKAELARLSRDLRYWSARRASAEVAPPPTDASHVRFGARVTFEREDGRRQTYRIVGEDEADPAKGSLSYVSPLAQALMGKEVGDVVPIGQTTAEIVEIGS